In the genome of Microcoleus vaginatus PCC 9802, the window GCTGCACTTGTTGCTGCTGCATTTCTTTGTGGGCCATCCACAGGGAATCGGAAGGTTGAAGAAATTGCAGGGGAGTTCTCATGACTTTTTGAGCTGGGGTTTGCTCGAAATTTAGTTCGAGAAACTGTGCTTGCACGATGTCGTATTCGGTAAGAATTCCCAGGGGTTGGTGAAAGGAATAGTGAAAAATGGAGGTATAGTCATCTTTGGGCTTCTCCATTGTTAATTCTTTGTTTTTTGTGATGACTACGCAACTGACTTGATGCTCTGACATCAGTTCGGTTATACTCTGCAGCGAGGCGGTGTGGGGTGCTGTAATTGGCGTAGTCATCAATTCTGCTACCCGTCGCAATTTGAGAATGTTTGAAGGCTGCAATACTTGGCGAATTCTTTCCCGCGTCAGCACTCCTACCAAGTGGCCCAATTGATTGACGATCGGCAAATAGCGAATCTTGTGCTGGCGAAATAAGGATAAAGCGGTAAACACGTCTTGGTCATCGGATTCTGTGAGGGAGACCGAAACCGGGGACATCACTTCAGAAATGGGTATTTTGTGCAGGGCTACTTTGTGCTGGGTGTCTATTTTGCCAGAAGCTATCAGCCTCACTAAGTCGGCGGGAGTTAATATGCCGATTAACAATCCGCGACTGGGGTTGTCGGATAAGTTCCCTGTGGTAATAGTCTGCTGGTTCTGCACGACGAGCACGCAGCGGGCCCGCACCTTGTCCGGCGGGGACGTTTCGGTCATCCCCCCCCGGTCTGAGGGTACAGGTGTTTTGACTAGGGGACAACTGTTTTGCAACTGACTCATCAGGGCGATCGCCGCTGCTAAGGAAGTTTCTGGCCCGGCAGTTAGGGGGTAGCGGTCGATCGCTTGTTCTAAGGCTGAGGAGTAAAAGGGCGGGTGGTAAAACGGCATAGTTGATTGCAGGTTGTCAGAGGGCGGCTAACTATCGGGCAAAGCCTTAGGGAACGGCACAAACACCTCGCCTGTGCTTGGGATTTAAATAATAAACTTTCTCATTGATTATTTCCACGCAATCTGAGCTTGAGATTAATGGTGCCACTAATTCGCAATCTCACGGATCTCAAATCCTTGGGCGGTTTTTACTGCCTGCTTTTCTCCAGAGACTCTCCTATAATCAAAATAACCCGAATGTAAAGTTTTACTACAAGATTTATCCATAATGACAACTTTAAGCTTAGAGCAAATTGCAGCCAAGTTAGAAAGCCAAAATTCAGCCGATCGAATGGTGGCTTTGGCCAACTTGCGGAACGTGCCTGCTGCAGAGGCGGTGCCTTTGATTAAAAAGGTGTTGAACGACGAAAGTTTGCAAGTGCGATCGATGGCTGTGTTTGCTCTCGGGGTCAAACCGACAGCAGAGTGCTATCCTATTTTAGTCAAATTGCTAGAAACAGACCCGGATTACGGCATTCGCGCTGACGCTGCGGGTGCTTTGGGCTATCTGGAAGATATCAGAGCTTTTGATGCTTTGGTGCGGGCTTTTTACGAAGATACTCAATGGCTGGTGCGCTTCAGTGCTGCTGTTTCTCTGGGAAATCTCAAAGATCCCCGGGCTCGTGACGTGCTGCTAAAAGCTCTCGACAGCGAGCAAGTGGTGATCCAGCAGGCGGCAATTTCGGCTTTGGGGGAAATTAAGGAAATTGGGGCGATCGATCGCATCCTCAATTTTGCTCAGTCGGAAGATTGGCTGATTCGCCAGAGGCTGGCTGAAGCTTTGGGCAATTTGCCGAGTGTTAAGAGCGTTTCGGCTTTGAAATACTTAGAAAAAGATAGTAATTCTCAAGTATCTAAGGCGGCAACAATTTCTCTTGATCGCCTGTCAAAAGCAGAAGCGTGACCTAAAACTTTTAGTATGTTGAAAAACCCGGTTTATTCAATAAACCGGGTTAATCCGTATTTTAGCAATCTTAATGAAATTTATAGAGTATTCCGTAAAACCAGAATGTATTATTTAAGCTGCGAGGCTAAATCGCAAGTTAAAATAGTTGTCGATCTCCTTTAACCCAAACTAATCATGAATCAAGCGCCCAATCCCTTTAACTCAAATCCCTCCAATCCCCTAGACCCCTTGGAGCAAGAAGTTGACGATCAAGGTGAAGCATTGCCGAGACAGTACCACCCGGCAACTAAAAAAACTCTGCAAAAAGTCTTTATTATCCTGGTAGTTGTCGGGGCAATTATTGGGGGAATTCTGTCTATAGGGGTGATTTCGCTGATGCAGAAGGCAGGACTGACAGATGTGCCGGCAAGGGTACAGAATCCTAAGTGAATGGGTGGGTTGAGCGTACCTGAAGCGATCGCCCAGCCTTAATTATAATATCGTTCAATATCGTGCCCATGTTGCTGGCGCGAAATTAAGATGCGATCGCTCGCCTAGTACCCCAATAAATCTTAATATTTTCATTATTTTATTTGATGCCACTGTGTCTATACAATCAAATTCGGTGCTGTAGCGGCCCGGATCAAAAACAGTTTTAAATAAACCACACTTATTCTGAGTAAGAGAATGTTACTTATTGCCCTATTTATCGCCACCTTTTTTTTAGCATACTGCAATGGTGCTAATGATAATTTTAAAGGCGTGGCGACACTGTTTGGTAGTCAGACCACGAACTATAAAACAGCAATTGGTTGGGCAACTATCACAACTTTTGCAGGTTCAATATTTTCTATTTTTTTAGCAGAAACGCTGGTAAAAAGCTTTTCGGGAAAAGGGCTAGTTCCAGACGAGATCGCCAATGGTCAAGATTTTCATTTGGCAGTCGCGATCGCTGCGGGTTTAACCGTTATTCTTGCTACCTTAACTGGATTCCCCATTTCCACAACTCACGGTCTTACAGGTGCCCTTAGCGGTGCAGGTTTAGTAGCAATTGGTACTCAAGTTAATTTTACTGCCTTGCAGAAAAATTTTCTAATGCCTTTGTTGCTAAGTCCCATGATTGCGATTCTATTAGGAGCTTTAATTTATGCGCTGTCTCGCTACCTGCGAGTTTATTTAGGAATCCAGAAAGAATGGTGTATTTGCGCTGGTCAAACTCAACAGATTATTCCGATTCCCCAGCCCGATGCAACTAACATACTTAAGTGCATCACAACCGCTGATGTCGCCGTCGATTCTCTAGATAAATGCACGCAAAGGTACCTGGGAAATTTCTTACAAATCCCCAGCCAAAAGTTAGTGGATGTTTGCCATTTTATGAGTGCGGGAATCGTCAGTTTTGCCAGAGGATTGAACGATACGCCGAAAATTGTTTCGCTCATGTTAGTCGGTCAATCAATATCAGTTCAGTGGGGAAGTTTAGCAGTAGCTTTGGGAATGGCGCTCGGCGGTTTATTGAATGCTAAAAAAGTTGCCGAAACCATGAGCAAAAAGCTGACCGCAATGAATACCGGTCAAGGGCTGGTGGCAAACTTAGTGACTGGATTTTTAGTTATTGCTGCCAGTCGTTATGGGCTTCCAGTTTCTACTACCCATGTTTCGGTAGGTTCAATTTTTGGTGTTGGATTGATTTCAAAAAAAGCTAATGTGCGCGTTTTCTATCAGATTCTACTATCATGGATTTTGACCTTGCCAATTGCTGCGGCAATCAGCGGCTGTGGTTACTGGGTGTTGCATCGGTAAAAGAATTAATCGTTAGTCCTAGAACAGAAAGAGTTCGCAGTTGATTTGGGATTGTCATCAAATGATAACCTGATCAAATCTAACGGTAAAAACAAGAAATCGCGCCGGGAGTTTTTGAATAAAAATTTAAGGGTAATTTATGGTTAAAAATTCTCCGATCGCGCCGCCTGTTGCAGATAAATTGATTGGTGCTGGCTTTCACGCTCTTTCCGATCCTTTGCGGCTTCAGATTTTGGAGTTGCTGCGGGAACAGGAGTTGTGCGTGTGTGATTTGTGCGATCGGCTCAACGTCACTCAGTCTAAACTCTCTTTTCACCTCAAAGCCTTGAAGGATGCAGCTTTAGTCCGCAGCCGCCAAGAAGGCCGCTGGATTTACTACAGCCTCAATTTAGCTCAGTTTGTCGCCCTCGAACAGTACCTCGCCGAATACCGCCGTTTCAGCCAGATCCTGCCGGCGCGCCCCTGTTCCGACGCGGGTTAACCTATCAACATTTCTTAATCACTCAAATATTGAGATGGATTGTTAGATGATTGACATATCAATTTTTTTTGATATGATGTGATGGAACCAATTAGTTGAGAGCGATGGATGCAACAGCTCATCGGTTAGCTTGTGCTCGGCCAGATTGCAGGCGAGAGACGATCGCGGAATTTCTAGGTACATTTATTTTGGTTTTTGCCGGCACCGGTGCGGTGATGGTTAACAAAACTAGCGCTGGTTCCGTAACTCATTTAGGCGTCAGTTTTGTATTTGGTGCAGTAGTAACTGCGATGATTTACGCCCTAGGACACATCAGCGGCGCACACTTTAATCCGGCCGTAACTTTAGGGTTTTGGGCGAGCGGTTTTTTCCCAAAATATAAAGTTTTGCCTTACGTTTTAGCGCAGTGTGCGGGTGCAATTGCAGCCTCTCAACTGCTGCTAATTACTTTAGGTGAAGTAGCAAATCTCGGTGCAACTATCCCTCTCAATGGTAACTGGTTGCAGTCTCTCATTTTAGAAACAGTTTTGACCTTTATCTTAATGTTTGTTATCCTCGGTTCGGGATTAGATAGACGCGCTCACATCGGCTTTGCCGGGATAGCAATTGGGTTAACTGTAGGGTTAGAAGCGGCATTTATGGGGCCAATTACCGGAGCGAGCATGAATCCGGCACGATCGCTCGGTCCTGCTTTAATTGGCAGCATTTGGGAACACCATTGGGTTTATTGGGTGGCTCCTATTTGGGGAGCACAATTAGCAGTCGCAGTTTATCGGGAACTGTCTAACGGATTTCGGGATTTTAATTGAAAGTAGCATGACAAGTTTTACGCACAAACCGAGAATTTTGTTTCTATACGGCTCTTTGAGAGAGCGTTCTTACAGCCGCTTGTTGGCGGAAGAATCGGCGAGAATTATTGAGGGTTTCGGTGCCGAAGTTCGATTTTTCAATCCTCTGGAATTGCCGATTTACGGCAGCGTTCCCGATACGCATCCCAAGGTTCAGGAATTGCGGGAATTGAGCCTGTGGTCGGAGGGTCAAGTGTGGTCGAGCCCAGAAATGCACGGCAATATTACCGGCATTATGAAAAATCAAATTGACTGGATTCCTTTAAGTATAGGGGCTGTCAGACCGACTCAAGGCAGAACTTTGGCGGTGATGCAAGTCAGCGGTGGTTCGCAATCTTTTAATGCTGTCAATACTTTGAGAATTTTGGGGCGGTGGATGCGGATGTTTACGATTCCGAATCAGTCTTCGGTTGCTAAGGCTTATCAGGAATTTAATGAAGATGGGACGATGAAGGATTCGCCTTATCGCGATCGCGCGATCGACGTGATGGAGGAACTGTACAAGTTTACCCTGCTGTTGCGGGAGCAAGCCGACTATTTGACCGATCGCTACAGCGAACGCAAGGAACAAGCAGCTAAAGAGGCGATCGCACTAGCAAATCGCGCCCTTGAATTACCGGCCCCTTAGAAACCCCTGGAACCCCGACAACAACCCATAACCAACAACTCACAACCAACAAAAACCATGAAAAAAGTAATGTTTGTTTGCAAAAGAAACTCCTGCAGATCGCAAATGGCAGAAGGATTTGCTAAAACCATCGGAGCCGGAAAGATTGGAGTCACCAGTTCCGGGTTAGAATCAAGCAGGGTTCATCCGACAGCAATTCAAGTCATGTCAGAAATCGGCATTGATATCACCGATCAAACATCAAACCCATTAAGCGAATTTAATGCAGAAGACTACGACGCCGTAATTTCTCTGTGTGGCTGCGGCGTGAATTTACCCGAAGCGTGGGTATTGCGAGAAGTGTTTGAAGATTGGCAACTCGACGACCCCGACGGACAACCCATAGAAACTTTTCACCGCGTTCGAGATGAAATTAAAGCACGAGTTGAAACATTAGTTGACTCTCTCAAGTAAGATTAAGTAGACGGGCGGGCAGGATGCCCACCCCACAAGAAAATTAACTTTTGTGGGACAGGCATCTTGCCTGTTCTTAAGAATGGTGCAAGATGTGAGTTTCAATTAACTTTGTTGCTAATCATTCAAATTAGTCACTGTCGCATCCAAAGAATTAGTGCTAAATTATGAGAGGCGTTCCGCCGGAACGCCTCTACATTCGTTGCGAGCACAAACCAAAAGGTGAGCAAATGATTCAGACAGCAGTCACGCCTTTCAAAAACAAAATTAACTCAGCTTTAACTAAAAAGCAGATTACAGTTTTACAAATTAATCTCGGCAAACGCTGCAACCTTGCTTGCACTCACTGCCACGTAGAAGCTAGCCCGAAACGAACAGAAGAACTTTCCCCGGAAATTTGCGACCAATTAATTGAAATCATTCGCCGCTTTCCTCAAATTAAAACAGTTGACCTCACCGGCGGTGCTCCCGAAATGCTTTACGGTTTTAAACCGCTAGCGGAAGCTGCCAGGGCTGCAGGTAAAGAGGTAATTATTCGTTCTAATTTGACGATTTACTTTGAAAAAGGTTTTGAAGATATTCCCGAATATTGCGCGCAGCACCAGCTCAGAATTGTGGCGTCGCTTCCCTGCTACCAAGCTGACAATGTGGACAAAATGCGCGGCAACGGTGTTTTTGACAGTTCGATTCGGGCGCTGCAAAAGCTAAATCAGTTGGGATACGGGAAAAACCCCAATTTAATTGTAGATTTGGTGTACAATCCACAAGTGCCGACAACAGACAAGTTTTCGCTAACACCGGAACAAGGCAAGTTAGAGCAAGATTACAAGATTTATTTAGCCGAACAGTTTGGGATTTGTTTTAATCAATTGTTCGCGATTACTAATTTGCCCGTGGGACGGACTAAGTTTCATTTGGAACATAAGAAACTGCACAAGCCTTATCTCGGGTTTTTGGAGGAGAATTTTAACCCCGGTACTCTGGAACATTTAATGTGCCGTAACGAATTGTCGATCGACTATTTGGGCAATGTCTACGACTGCGATTTTAACCAAATGGAAAATTTGCCCGCGAAAACTGGCAGCGGGGAAAAGATAACTGTTGCTAAATTGCTCGAATCTGGCAGTTTAGATGTGATTCAAGAGGTGCAAACTGCTGCTTATTGTTATGGCTGTACGGCAGGTTGCGGTTCTAGCTGCGGCGGTACTTTGATTTGAGAAGGAAGAAGGAAGAAGGAAGAAGGAAGAAGGAAGAAGGAAGAAGGAAGAAACTATGCTCTTGGGCCCGATTCCCGATTCCCGATTCCCGATTCCCCATGCTTTTGGGCCCAATGCCCCATGCCCATATTATTGAGAGTGGAGAGTTGAGGTAATGAATGATTCGCGATCGCCCGATGAAAATCCGCCAAGATCAAACAGGTGGAAGCTGATTTTAGGGATTGGTTTAGCTGTGGCTTTAATTGCTGCGACCAAGTTTTTGGACTTTCAAGGAATTTTGAAAAATGCGCTGGAGTCGATCGCGAGTCTCGGCCCTTGGGGCCCGGCAGCTTTTATTCTAATTTACATTGTAGCAACAGTTCTATTTATCCCTGGTTCTTTGCTGACTCTCGGTTCTGGCGTTTTGTTTGGAGTCGTTGGCGGTTCGGTTTGTGTTTCGATCGGCTCGGTTTTAGGGGCAACTGGCGCTTTTTTAACAGGAAGGTATTTAACTCGCGACTGGGTTTCCAAACAGATAGAGGGCAATCAAAAATTTAAGGCGATCGACTCCGCAGTTGCTTCTGAAGGATGGAAAATTGTGCTGCTGACGCGGCTTTCTCCCATTTTTCCGTTTAATTTGCTTAACTATGCTTTCGGAGTCACGCAGGTATCTTTAAAAGACTATTTTTTGGCATCTTGGATCGGCATGATTCCGGGAACTGTCATGTATGTTTATCTCGGTTCCCTGGCCGGGAGTTTGGCTGCACTTGGATCGCAAGGGCGATCGCGCACTGCTGCTGAGTGGGCTCTCTACGGCATTGGTTTGCTAGCAACGATCGCCCTCACCGTTTATGCAACCCGCTTGGCTAAGAGAGCTTTAGACGAAAAAATTTCCCATTGAAACCACAGCACAAATTGGTAAAATTGTCCAGAGGGTTTTGCCCATACATTATAATACATTGCTAATTTAAAAAACTCCGTATTTTCTCTGTGTTATTTACAATTATTTTGTTATACAAACAAGATAGATATTAAAGATATCGTAAAGCACTAACCTCAAGTAGGTAAATTGAAGGTCGAAATATAAAATTGATGCCAAAATAGAAGGCGATCGCGCGATCAGAATAAGAATTGTTTGCAGTCACGAATGCAAGTCATACCATTTTAAATTTGAGATTTGAGATTTGAAATTCGGAATGACTGATGACTACCAGGGTTGGGATCACCGGCCTACAGTTGCATTATTTTCTGAAACTGGTCTCACGACTTGCCTGATCTTAATTCTGCCGAATGACCAATACCGTTTGATGAATTTGATTCGGAGAGAACATTTGATGATGCAAAACCCAGCAAATCAAGCCGGATCTGTGTCTGCGCCGCCGCCACACCAAACAAAAAACCTGCGCCACTTTTGGGAAAACATCAGCAATTCTGCTCAATCGCGGTGGCAGCAAGCGCACAGTCTTTGGCAGCACAGACGGCAGCGCCGCCATTTGCTGACCCTGCTAATTCTGGCCACCACGGCTTTAACCATTAGCACAACTGCTTGCATCAGCTATTTTTTTGTGCGTGGACTAATCCTCGACAATTTAAAGCAAATAGCACTATTAAAACTAGAAAAAGGTACCGACGAAATCGACCGCTGGCTCAGCAGCCGCAAAGCAGAAATAGAAACCATTGCTTACGATCCTACGGTTAGGACTATCAATTGGAAATTAGTCGAACCCAGGTTGCAAGGAGAAATATACAGGTTAAAAGAGTATTTCATCCTGTCATTAACTCAACCCGACGGCTCATTTATCAACACTCTAGGCAACCGGGCGAACAACAAAGACCGCCAACACTTTCAAAAAGCAATGGCAGGGCAGCTCAACGTTTCCGACCCGCTGATCGGCCGCAGTACAAAAGTTCCGACGATCATCATTTCAGCTCCTATTTGGACCTTACCCCCCGCTCCAAATCAAGTAATGGGAGTCCTTTCGGGCAGCATTAAATTAGACCGAGTAACATCTGTCGCTAACAGCTTGCTGTACGGTTCTGACAGTTATGCTTTTGCGCTCAATTCACAAGGAGTGCCAATTGTTCATCCCAACAGTAACTTAATCGGAAATATCGATCGGCCGACCCCAAGCTTCTTAAAGTCACAAGACCCCGCGCTTTCCACAATTGCGCGACAGATGATCGACCGCCAGACGAAAATTGAACTGGTAAAAATAGATAATAAATGGGTGTATGTGGCCTATACTCCCCTCAAGGAAGTTAACTGGTCGATGGCTTTAGTAATTCCCCGCGAAAATATTGAATCCCAACTGCAAGCATTAAATTTGCTGACATCGGTCGTCGCCGGACTGCTCGGCCCAGCAATGCTAGCAGCAATATGGCTAATTTATTCCTCTGAAAACAATCGCGCTCAAGCGGAGCGAGAAGCCATGCTCAACCGGATTGCTGGACGCATTCGCGCTTCCCTGGAATTAGACCAAATCGTGCAAAGCACAGTCGAAGAAATAGTAAGTTTGCTGCACCTAGAACGGGCGGCTTTTGGCTGGTACAAACCACAAGAAAAAATGTTACAAATCCTATGGGAATGTTGCCCATCTGATTGTTCGACGCCCGCTAAAAAGTTTGAGTCTTACTTGGTCGGAAATTTGTCAATACCGAGTGACCAATGCGAGCCCATTATTCTTTCGAGGGACACTTGGGCGGAGGGTGCAGCTCAAGCGAGCGAAATTAAACCTAATAGCTATTTAGCCGTTCCTGTCCACACTCAAAACCAGCCGCAGGGTTATTTAATTTGCAGCCACGTTACTCATTGGCTTTGGAGCAAGGAGCAAATCCAACTCTTAAAAGCTGTAGCAGACCAACTGGCGATCGCAATTACTCAAGCTCACCTTTACAGTCAAACCCAAGACCAAGTAAAACTCCTTAATAGTGCCTTAAATGAACTGAAAAAGACTCAAACTCATTTAGTGCAGAGCGAAAAAATGTCATCACTAGGTCAAATGGTAGCTGGGATAGCGCACGAAATCAACAACCCGGTTAACTTCATTTCGGCTAATTTACCTCACACCAGCAAATATACTAAAAATTTATTAGAATTGGTGAGTTTATACAAACAAAAGTTCCCCGAAGTCCCCCCAGAAATCGCAGACTTTACCGAAGAAATCGAGTTAGACTTTATCGAGGAAGATTTGCCCCATATATTGGATTCTATGAAAATAGGAACCGAACGCATTCGCAGCATCGTTCTTTCTTTGCGTAACTTTTCTCGCCTCGATGAATCGGACAAAAAGCAGGCGGATATTCACGAGGGTATAGAAAATACCTTGCTGTTGCTCTCCAACCGCATCAAAAATAGAATTTATATAGTCAAGAAATACGGAAAAGTGCCTTCAGTTGAGTGCTATCCGTCTCAGCTCAATCAGGTTTTTATGAACTTGCTGAGCAATGCGATAGATGCCTTGAACGAGATCGATCGCCTAGATAAAATCATTACAATTTCCACGGGAGTAGTTCGCGAAAATGGCGGTAAATTTCTGAAAGTGGCGATCGCCGACAACGGCCCCGGCATTCCCGACAGCGTTAAAGACAAAATTTATAACCCATTTTTTACTACTAAACCAGTGGGCCAAGGTACTGGTTTGGGGTTAGCAATTAGCTACAAGATTGTAGTGGATGGACACGGCGGCAGCATCAAAATTTCTCAACCTCCGGGCGGCGGCACGGAGTTTTTGGTAAAAATTCCTATTAGTAACGGGAAGTAATACCATTTTAGATTTTAGAATGGGTAATGACTGATGAAATAATGTTCGGAGCTTGTCTCTAGTTGCATTTATTTTTGAAACTGGTATAAGAAGGAAGTGGGAAAGGAAGCCTACGGATTTTGTAGCGCAGGTAACGGATACAGGGAAGACAAAAGAGGGGCTCAACAGTTTTAATTAATGCTAAATTTACGGCCGTTGGCTAAAATTAGAAGAGTTTTTGTTAAAGGTGTTTTATGGCTGTTGGCAAGGATACAATTTTCGAGCGCTTTTTGTCGCCCCTGATTCGACTGGCGATCGACGAACAAGCACTGAAACGACTCTACGAAGGTATCGACTGGGAAACAGCGGGCGATCGCTACCGACAACCCGACTTAGTTTATCCCGAATATTACACCAGCCAAAACTTTCACGGCATTAAACGCGGCTACCTCAACCCCAGTGCCGCCGTTTCCTACGATCCAATCACGCAATATGTTTTGCCTCCCCACGAAACAGTCGTCAGGCAAGGCTTAATTGACGCTGTGCGGGTGAAACCGCGCCGAATCATCGATTTGGGATGCGGCACCGGTTCGACAACCCTCATGCTCAAGCAAGCCTTTCCCGAAGCGGAAGTTGTCGGCTTGGACTTGTCGCCTTATATGCTGGTAGTTGCCGACATGAAAGCGCAAAAAGCCGGCTTAAATATCGAGTGGTTGCACGGAAATGCCGAAAGCGTTGCTTTTGGCGATGCCAGCTTCGATTTAGTCGCAGCTTCCTTGTTGTTTCACGAGACGCCACCTGCTGTATCGCGGGCAATTTTACGAGAAAGCTTCCGACTCCTGAAGGTTGGGGGACAAGTGGCAATTTTGGACGGAAATCAAAAAACTTTGCGGCAGACAGAGTGGCTGACTGATATCTTTGAGGAGCCTTATATTAAGTCTTACGCCGCTGGTAGCCTCGATGCTTGGGCGGGGGCGGCTGGATTCGCGGCGGTGCAAACTCACGAACACTGGTGGGTGAATCAGGTGACGCAGGGCGTGAAACCTTTGCCGGGGGAAGATTTGGAACAGATGCGAGTGGCAAGGGGGTGGAATTTGGGCGATCGAACTCCTGATTTTGATGGCGATTTACCAGGCATTCCAGCTCCTGCTTGATCTATTAACTGTTGTCTGTTAATGGTTAACTGTTAGCAAACTAATGACTAATGACTCATGACTAATGACTCTAAAAGCAGTTTTATTTGATTTTAATGGCGTGATTGTTAATGACGAGCCAATTCACGAGAAAATAATCGATCAATTGATGCTCGATGAAAATCTCCAGCTCAAACGTGGGGAGTTTCGAGAAGTTTGTTTGGGAAGGAGCGATCGCGCTTGCATTACCGCACTGCTGGAGCGCCGGGGACGATTTCTGACAGAAACATACCTCGATCGGCTGCTGCGGCGCAAGGCCCAAGCTTACAAAGCTCAAATAGATACTTTGGAGAAACTGCCTATTTATCCGGGTTTGCCAGAATTTATTGACAAA includes:
- a CDS encoding class I SAM-dependent methyltransferase, producing the protein MAVGKDTIFERFLSPLIRLAIDEQALKRLYEGIDWETAGDRYRQPDLVYPEYYTSQNFHGIKRGYLNPSAAVSYDPITQYVLPPHETVVRQGLIDAVRVKPRRIIDLGCGTGSTTLMLKQAFPEAEVVGLDLSPYMLVVADMKAQKAGLNIEWLHGNAESVAFGDASFDLVAASLLFHETPPAVSRAILRESFRLLKVGGQVAILDGNQKTLRQTEWLTDIFEEPYIKSYAAGSLDAWAGAAGFAAVQTHEHWWVNQVTQGVKPLPGEDLEQMRVARGWNLGDRTPDFDGDLPGIPAPA